The Cucumis melo cultivar AY chromosome 6, USDA_Cmelo_AY_1.0, whole genome shotgun sequence genome includes a region encoding these proteins:
- the LOC127149812 gene encoding LOW QUALITY PROTEIN: NADH-ubiquinone oxidoreductase chain 2-like (The sequence of the model RefSeq protein was modified relative to this genomic sequence to represent the inferred CDS: deleted 2 bases in 2 codons), whose product MWAPDIYEGSPTPVTAFLSIAPKISIFANISRLSIYGSYGATLQEIFFFCSIASMILGALAAMAQTKVKRPLAHSSIGHVGYIRTGFSCGTIEGIQSLLIGILIYVLMTIDAFAIVLALRQTRVKYIADLGALAKTNPISAITFSITMFSYAGIPPLAGFCSKFYLFFAALGCGAYFLAPVGVVTSVIGRWAAGRLPRVSLFGRPKAVLRAPDT is encoded by the exons ATGTGGGCACCTGATATCTATGAGGGTTCACCCACCCCGGTTACAGCATTCCTTTCTATTGCGCCTAAAATCTCTATTTTTGCTAATATTTCACGTCTTTCTATTTATGGTTCCTATGGAGCTACATTGCAAGAAATCTTCTTTTTCTGCAGCATTGCTTCTATGATCTTAGGAGCACTGGCCGCCATGGCCCAAACG AAAGTCAAAAGACCTCTAGCTCATAGTTCAATTGGACATGTAGGTTATATTCGTACAGGTTTCTCATGTGGAACCATAGAAGGAATTCAATCACTACTAATTGGTATCTTGATTTATGTATTAATGACGATAGATGCATTCGCCATAGTTTTAGCATTACGGCAAACCCGTGTCAAATAT ATAGCGGATTTGGGCGCTCTAGCCAAAACGAATCCTATTTCGGCTATTACCTTCTCCATTACTATGTTCTCATACGCAGGAATACCCCCGTTAGCCGGTTTTTGTAGCaaattctatttgtttttcgCCGCTTTGGGTTGTGGGGCTTACTTCCTAGCCCCAGTGGGAGTAGTGACTAGCGTTATAGGTCGTTGGGCGGCCGGAAGGTTGCCACGAGTCAGTCTGTTTGGGAGACCGAAGGCAGTTCTCCGTGCACCGGACACGTAG